GCTTTTCTCTTTCATTTGTTTCCCCTTAATTGCTTTTCTATAGTTCTGCCATATCCTAAATCAGCCTTCTTAAAATGAGATATTTGCAAGGCTTGGATCTCTGATGTAGCATTACTAAGTGACCCTACAATATTGGTAACCAGATCATTTTGCTCACTTTTACTCAACAGTCGATAAAGATTCCCCGCTTGCACAAAGTCACTGTTCTCATCACTGTCATAAGCGTAACGGTCTGCATCTCCGTTTATTTTAAATGGTGGTTCAGAAAGTTCTGGTGACTCAGTCGGTACAGTATAATGGCTTGGCTCATAGTTTAAACTATCCCCGCCATTGTCATCAAAACGCATGGCACCATTTCTAAAGCCATTATTGACTTCTACATCCGGTTTATTGATAGGTAAGGCATTATAATTTACACCCAATCTGTATCTTTGTGTATCTGGATATGAGAACAATCTTCCCTGAAGCATCTTATCAGGTGAAAGCCCGATACCCGGTACTTTATTAGACGGTGAAAAGGCTGCTTGTTCTACTTCGTTAAAATAGTTTTTTGGGTTTTTGTTAAGCTCCAAAATACCTACCTCTATCAGCGGATAATCAGCATGCGGCCAGACTTTGGTCACATCAAATGGATTTATAGCATAGTTTTCAGCTTCAACTTCAGGCATGATTTGTACATGTACTTTCCATGATGGGAACTCACCATTTTTAATTGAGACAAAAAGGTCTTCTGTCGCATAGTCAGGATTTGTTCCTGCTAATTTTGTCGCTTCGTCTGCTGAAAGGTTTTTTATACCTTGCATCGTTTTGAGATGAAACTTCACCCAGAATCGTTCATTGTTTGCATTGATGAAACTATAAGTATGCGAACTGTATCCATTCATATGACGATAACCATCCGGTGTTCCACGATTTGAAAAGAGGGTCGTGATCTGATGCAAAGACTCTGGTGATTTTGACCAGAAATCCCACATCATATTATCTGATTTCAAGTTGCTGTCAGGCATTCTTTTTTGTGTATGGATAAAGTCAGGAAACTTTAAAGGGTCTCGTATGAAAAAAACTGGTGTGTTATTTCCTACTAAATCCCAGTTTCCCTCAGCGGTATAAAACTTCGTGGCAAAACCTCTGGGGTCTCTAGCCGTATCTGCCGAACCGCGTTCACCCCCAACTGTTGAAAATCTTGTAAAAGTTCTTGTCTGTTTTCCTACCTCAGAAAAGATAGCTGCTTTAGTGTACTGTGTAATGTCATTAGTGACCGTAAAAGTACCATGAGCACCTGCACCTTTGGCATGAACAATTCTCTCAGGAATCTCTTCTCTGTCAAAGTGTGCTAATTTTTCCTGAAGATACACATCTTGCATCAACACCGGTCCGCGAGAACCTGCTGTTAACGAATTTTGGTTGTTATCTACTTTTCTTCCATTTGCCGTTGTCAAATCTATCTTTTTCATTATACTTTCCTTTTAAGATATATCATTTATCCTACAGTTATATCTTCAGATGCTTTTTTAAAGTATTCTTGACCTGCCTTGCATAGTGGACAAGCTTTTGGTGCTTTTTTACCTCTATGTACGTGTCCACACACTTCACAGATATACTCTTCATTGTTTTCACTGTCAAAGAAACCTTCAGCTTCTAGTGCCTCTTTTAGTGCCAAATACTCTCTCTCATGTTCCACTTCAACTTTACCGATGGCTCTAAAAAGTCTGGCGATATCTTTAAGTCCCTCTTCTTTTGCAATAGCTTCAAAGTTAGGATACATCTCTTCATGCTCATAACGTTCACCATCCGCTGCATAGACAAGGTTCTTTCTGGTCGTGTCTAACTCTATGTCATTTACCAGTTTATTGTAAGCCTTAAACTCAGCCATCGCATGGTATTTCTCATTATCTGCGGCCTCTTGAAAATGTCGTGCGATTCTATGTAGTCCTTCCGCATAAGCCACATCAGCAAAAAATTCATACTTATTTCGTGCCTGTGATTCACCTGCAAAAGCCTTCATAAGATTTACCGCTGTTAAGTTCTCAGTAATACACACCATATCTTCGCCACAGCAGCTCAATGTTCCCATACCAACCTCTTGTACCTCAATTTTGTTACCACATTTGTTACATTTATATATTTCGTATTGTCTCATTTCTTATTCCTTTTATAAAATTAAGGATAATTTTTATCCTTTAGGAAGTATAACTACTTTATACTTAGATAATAATTATTTTTATTTAATAATTATTTTTATTTAAATTTACTATCTTTTTACTGTAAAGTTTTAATAAACCTTCACTAACTAATAAATAACTACTCTCATAATTTATAGTATTTTTGGATTGCATGCAAGAGGAGATAATTCTATCTGTTCAGATTATAATATTGGTATTGATAGCAATTAGCCGGTAAAACAGAGACCATCAACCCCACCTCACCCGAATAGATCTCAAAAAGCCAAAACTCCAGGTTCGTCATCTAAGGGATGCTGAGGGATATCTTTAAAAATAGTACGCCTAATTTATCCATTCTTTCTCTTTTCGGAGGGAAGAGAAGAATTCCATCTCATAGCGGGTCACTACACGTATGAGGTTTGTCGATCCCGGTACTCCCACCGGGTCACCGGTAATAAGAATATACGTACTGTCCATATCCAGTATGCCTCTTTCCAATCCCTGGTCCATCACTTCGACTATCATACTGCGCAGATCACTTTTGACTACAAAGAATGCCGGTACTACACCCCACACAAGGGTCAAGGACTGTGCTATCCGTTTGTCATGTGTCACGGCATAGATCGGCTGGCTCGGCCGGTAGCGCGCTGCTTTTTTGGCTGTACCTCCCGAGGAGGTCATCGCGATGATCCCGGCACAGTTCAGACTCCCGGAAAGCCGCACCGCAGCCTCATCTATCTTGTCTCCTCTGTCATGCATATCGAACTGCGAAAATTTCTGAAAGGGATAATATCGTTCTGCCGATTGAATGGTCTGCACCATGGTCTCAACAGCTTTGATCGGAAAACGTCCGATCGCACTCTCTTCGGAGAGCATCACCGCATCCGCCCCGTCAAGCACCGCATTGGCCACATCACTGATCTCGGCACGGGATGCAGTCTCCTTGGTGGTCATGGAGAGCAGCATCTGTGTTGCCACTATCCCCGGTTTGCTCATATTGTTCGCCCGCTTGATGAGCATTTTCTGAATCAAAGGCACATCGTAATAGGGAATTTCAATCCCAAGGTCCCCCCTGGCGACCATGATGCCATCACTCGCTTCGAGAATGGCGTCAATATTCTCGATGGCGTCGAACTTTTCTATCTTGGCGAGAAGCTGCACGCTTCCGCCGTTGGAAGTGATCACTTCTCTGGCCGCAGTCATGTCCTTCTGATGCTGGACAAAAGAGATCGCCATGAAATCCACTTCATGCTTGATCCCCCAGAGGATATCTTTTTTATCTTTCTCCGTAAGTACATTGATACCCAGATGGGTATTGGGAAAGTTGACCCCTTTTCTGGAAGAGAGCATCCCGTTATTCTCTATCTCGACCTTCACCACGTCCGCACTTTTCTCTTTGACCACTGCACGGATGATCCCGTCATACATATAGATGGATTCCCCTACTTCCAGCTGGTCAAGAATATCGGGTTCGTTGATGCAGAGACGGTAGACCCCCTCTTTGACTTTGTACCCCACGATCTCTTCTTTGACGAATTCGAGTATGTCGCCGCTTTTGAGGATGAAGTCCTCCTCCAGCATCCCTACCCTGATCTTCGGGCCGCTGATATCCTGCAGAATACCCGTGATCAGCCCTGTCTCCTCTATTGCCTTTCTGATCCGGCCAAGCACTTCGGTATGGTATTCGTGCGTACCGTGTGAGAAATTCAGCCGAAAAAGGTTGACCCCGGCACACATCAGCGCTTTGATCTTTTCGTAGGAATCCGATGCCGGCCCGATGGTCGCTATGATCTTGGTTCTTTTTTTCATCTTCTCTCCCACATGTTATTTTGAAAAGTGCTGGTAATCTTTCACACCCGACCAGTCACCGCCCCACTTCCAACCATAGTTTTTGAAGATCTTCACAGCTTTGTCATTTCTTAGAAGCACTGCCCTGTCTACAGCACGGTTATTCCTGTGTACACGTTTTCTGTACTGTAGTGACGCTTTGTGGGCGATTCGTCCCGAGCGTGAAATGTACGGATTCTCAATGGAATTCAGGTCGATCGCCTTACCGTAGGAGTGTCTGGACCAGTGTTTGGAACCCGTGGCTTTGCGGCAGTTGAAGGCCGAGGTATTGTCCGCTTCGATGGACTGCCAGTCATTGCCGTTATAGTCACTCACCAGCTTCATCTTTCTTATGGGGTAGTCCGCTTCATACAGTTCTCCGAATATCCGCGTCACTTCGGCAGCGACCGTTCTGTTCACGACCATTTCCCCCTGCCTGTCTTTACCACTGAAATCCCGATAGGTCATCCGAAGATACCGAAGATCATTCAGGGACACGGGACAACCTTGTCGCCAGGAGTTTCCTTTAATCATCCGTGCTTTGATCTGCGGGGTGATCGTCGAGATACTGGCCCGATAATCAGCAATGGCATAACTCCCAAAAAAAAGTCCAACAACAAGTACAATATGTTTCATTCTAAAATCCTGTTTCATTTTCAACCCGGATTATGCATTAGAATTACTTGAAATCTGCCAAACACTTGCTCTGTGAGTATTTGTGGAAAACTTGAGGTGCACCCGTAGGTGCATCGATGGTTTCTCCGTAAGTGCCCACGGTGCAATGGTTTGCGTAACGTTCTGTAATCTCCAATGCATAATCCGGGTTCAAAGTGTAACATAGTTTTCTGACCCCTGTGAAAAATCAACCAAAAACAATAAAATACAAAAAGAGTCTCCAACTTTGGTATACTTGGAAACACAAAATA
This DNA window, taken from Sulfurovum lithotrophicum, encodes the following:
- a CDS encoding M15 family metallopeptidase, with the translated sequence MKHIVLVVGLFFGSYAIADYRASISTITPQIKARMIKGNSWRQGCPVSLNDLRYLRMTYRDFSGKDRQGEMVVNRTVAAEVTRIFGELYEADYPIRKMKLVSDYNGNDWQSIEADNTSAFNCRKATGSKHWSRHSYGKAIDLNSIENPYISRSGRIAHKASLQYRKRVHRNNRAVDRAVLLRNDKAVKIFKNYGWKWGGDWSGVKDYQHFSK
- a CDS encoding catalase, with translation MKKIDLTTANGRKVDNNQNSLTAGSRGPVLMQDVYLQEKLAHFDREEIPERIVHAKGAGAHGTFTVTNDITQYTKAAIFSEVGKQTRTFTRFSTVGGERGSADTARDPRGFATKFYTAEGNWDLVGNNTPVFFIRDPLKFPDFIHTQKRMPDSNLKSDNMMWDFWSKSPESLHQITTLFSNRGTPDGYRHMNGYSSHTYSFINANNERFWVKFHLKTMQGIKNLSADEATKLAGTNPDYATEDLFVSIKNGEFPSWKVHVQIMPEVEAENYAINPFDVTKVWPHADYPLIEVGILELNKNPKNYFNEVEQAAFSPSNKVPGIGLSPDKMLQGRLFSYPDTQRYRLGVNYNALPINKPDVEVNNGFRNGAMRFDDNGGDSLNYEPSHYTVPTESPELSEPPFKINGDADRYAYDSDENSDFVQAGNLYRLLSKSEQNDLVTNIVGSLSNATSEIQALQISHFKKADLGYGRTIEKQLRGNK
- a CDS encoding ferritin family protein, yielding MRQYEIYKCNKCGNKIEVQEVGMGTLSCCGEDMVCITENLTAVNLMKAFAGESQARNKYEFFADVAYAEGLHRIARHFQEAADNEKYHAMAEFKAYNKLVNDIELDTTRKNLVYAADGERYEHEEMYPNFEAIAKEEGLKDIARLFRAIGKVEVEHEREYLALKEALEAEGFFDSENNEEYICEVCGHVHRGKKAPKACPLCKAGQEYFKKASEDITVG
- the pyk gene encoding pyruvate kinase; translated protein: MKKRTKIIATIGPASDSYEKIKALMCAGVNLFRLNFSHGTHEYHTEVLGRIRKAIEETGLITGILQDISGPKIRVGMLEEDFILKSGDILEFVKEEIVGYKVKEGVYRLCINEPDILDQLEVGESIYMYDGIIRAVVKEKSADVVKVEIENNGMLSSRKGVNFPNTHLGINVLTEKDKKDILWGIKHEVDFMAISFVQHQKDMTAAREVITSNGGSVQLLAKIEKFDAIENIDAILEASDGIMVARGDLGIEIPYYDVPLIQKMLIKRANNMSKPGIVATQMLLSMTTKETASRAEISDVANAVLDGADAVMLSEESAIGRFPIKAVETMVQTIQSAERYYPFQKFSQFDMHDRGDKIDEAAVRLSGSLNCAGIIAMTSSGGTAKKAARYRPSQPIYAVTHDKRIAQSLTLVWGVVPAFFVVKSDLRSMIVEVMDQGLERGILDMDSTYILITGDPVGVPGSTNLIRVVTRYEMEFFSSLRKEKEWIN